The following proteins come from a genomic window of Bradyrhizobium paxllaeri:
- a CDS encoding mandelate racemase/muconate lactonizing enzyme family protein, with protein sequence MTLQTFTIQSVQAFCYRYPLSTPVVTSFGKMLDRPAVFVRVEDTDGNAGWGEVWSNFPSTGAEHRTRLVNEVLAPSTCGRTVGAPHEIFEALTQGTSVLALQSGEPGPFAQAIAGIDLAIWDLYARRRKQPLWRMLGGNSKTIRAYASGINPTGSRQTAEAAFKRGHRALKLKVGFEPATDRANLVALRDLVGDGVLAVDANQGWSLARALEMAPYLREFDLAWLEEPIRADRPWREWQQLRENIGIPLAAGENIASRAGFEHVLGDDVLRVVQPDIAKWGGLTMCLGVARDILAAGKTFCPHYLGGGIGLLASAHLLAGIGGAGLLEVDSNDNVLRDRLCGPLVNVTDGTVTLSEDPGLGSEPDLSFIERYRTA encoded by the coding sequence ATGACTTTGCAAACATTCACCATCCAGAGCGTTCAGGCGTTCTGCTATCGCTACCCGTTGTCCACACCGGTCGTTACGTCCTTCGGCAAGATGCTGGACAGGCCGGCAGTATTCGTTCGCGTGGAAGACACGGACGGCAATGCTGGCTGGGGCGAGGTCTGGTCGAACTTTCCATCCACCGGCGCCGAGCATCGGACGCGGCTCGTCAACGAGGTTCTTGCCCCGTCGACATGCGGACGCACTGTCGGCGCACCCCACGAAATCTTCGAGGCCCTGACACAGGGCACCTCTGTACTGGCGCTGCAATCCGGCGAGCCTGGCCCGTTCGCGCAGGCGATCGCCGGAATTGATCTTGCAATCTGGGATCTGTACGCGCGGCGACGGAAGCAGCCACTCTGGCGAATGCTCGGTGGCAACAGCAAGACGATCCGAGCTTACGCCAGCGGGATTAATCCGACGGGGTCGCGGCAAACGGCCGAAGCGGCCTTCAAACGCGGGCATCGCGCACTGAAATTAAAGGTCGGCTTCGAACCGGCGACAGATCGTGCCAACCTGGTAGCGCTGCGTGACCTCGTCGGCGACGGCGTGCTGGCGGTGGATGCCAATCAGGGCTGGTCGTTGGCTCGCGCGCTGGAGATGGCGCCATATCTCCGCGAGTTCGATCTTGCCTGGCTGGAAGAGCCGATCCGAGCCGATCGGCCATGGCGGGAATGGCAGCAGCTGCGCGAAAACATCGGCATCCCGCTGGCGGCCGGAGAGAACATCGCAAGCCGCGCTGGTTTTGAGCATGTCCTCGGCGACGACGTGTTGCGGGTTGTTCAGCCCGACATCGCCAAATGGGGTGGTCTGACGATGTGCCTGGGCGTCGCACGCGACATCCTGGCAGCCGGCAAGACCTTCTGTCCACACTATCTCGGCGGTGGGATTGGCCTACTGGCGTCGGCGCATCTGCTTGCCGGGATCGGCGGCGCCGGGCTGCTGGAAGTCGATTCAAATGACAATGTGTTGCGCGATCGCCTTTGCGGACCGCTCGTCAACGTGACAGACGGAACTGTAACCTTGAGCGAGGATCCTGGATTAGGAAGCGAGCCGGATCTGAGTTTTATCGAGCGGTACCGGACAGCCTGA
- a CDS encoding ABC transporter permease, with the protein MRDRLIFTGQLIFTLLVASFLVVPAILSISAGVTVNYFRGIQSGVTLQWVMQVWELYAGTILLSFVVAFATLAVTLAAGVPAAYALHVRGGRLSRIVEEIITLPLAIPGLAIALALLLTYGGFGNFRRSWLFILVGHVIFTMPFMVRSVMAVFATVDIKTLDEGAASLGASPWRRFRDVIVPNALPGILAGSLMVVTLSLGEFNLTWMLHTPLTKTLPIGLADSYASMRLEVASAYTLIFFVMIIPLLVAMQLFAEKEIKK; encoded by the coding sequence ATGCGCGACCGCCTGATCTTCACCGGCCAACTCATTTTCACGCTGCTGGTCGCCTCCTTCCTGGTGGTGCCCGCGATCCTGTCGATCTCTGCCGGCGTCACGGTGAATTACTTTCGCGGTATCCAGTCCGGCGTCACCCTGCAATGGGTAATGCAGGTGTGGGAGCTCTATGCCGGCACCATCCTGCTGTCGTTCGTCGTTGCCTTCGCGACTCTTGCCGTGACACTCGCCGCAGGCGTTCCGGCCGCCTATGCCTTGCATGTGCGGGGCGGGCGGCTGTCACGGATCGTCGAAGAAATCATCACCCTGCCGTTGGCGATTCCAGGCCTCGCCATCGCGCTGGCACTGCTCCTGACCTACGGGGGCTTCGGCAATTTTCGCCGCTCCTGGCTGTTCATTCTTGTGGGCCACGTCATCTTCACGATGCCCTTCATGGTGCGATCGGTCATGGCGGTATTCGCGACCGTTGACATTAAAACGCTGGACGAGGGCGCGGCATCGCTCGGCGCATCGCCGTGGCGGCGCTTCCGCGACGTAATCGTGCCCAATGCTCTGCCGGGTATATTGGCGGGCAGCCTGATGGTGGTGACGCTGTCGCTTGGCGAATTCAACCTGACCTGGATGCTGCATACGCCGTTGACCAAGACGTTGCCGATCGGGCTCGCCGACAGCTATGCCTCGATGCGGCTCGAGGTCGCTTCCGCCTATACGCTGATCTTCTTCGTAATGATCATTCCGCTGCTGGTTGCCATGCAGTTGTTCGCCGAGAAGGAAATAAAGAAATGA
- a CDS encoding phosphodiesterase, whose protein sequence is MSPKPIYIAQISDLHIKPPGSLAYGRVDTAKALERCVAALNEFEPTPNFVVISGDLADTPTAEEYQYLKRLLAPLKLPFAAIPGNHDSRELMRAAFPSASYAFVSGPLNQKIEVAELDLLLLDSSVDRKPHGELEGASLQWLDATLASSPDRPALLFLHHPPFKAGIWHMDRQNLLNASDLAPIVRRHPRVQLIATGHVHRAALTMFAGVPTTICPAPNHAVDLDLAELRGPSFKVEPPAFHLHSWFPGEGGGTIVTHQVPIGSFDGPHPFFGPDGKLL, encoded by the coding sequence ATGTCGCCAAAGCCGATTTATATTGCCCAGATTTCCGACCTGCATATCAAGCCGCCGGGATCGCTCGCCTATGGCAGAGTGGATACGGCAAAGGCGCTCGAACGTTGTGTGGCTGCCCTGAACGAGTTCGAGCCGACACCCAATTTTGTGGTGATTTCGGGCGATCTGGCTGATACGCCGACGGCAGAGGAATATCAATATCTCAAGCGGTTGCTGGCGCCGCTGAAACTTCCATTTGCCGCTATCCCCGGCAATCACGATTCGCGCGAGTTAATGCGCGCCGCGTTTCCTTCCGCTTCGTACGCCTTCGTATCCGGACCACTCAACCAGAAGATCGAAGTGGCTGAGCTCGATCTGCTGTTGCTCGACTCAAGTGTGGATCGGAAGCCGCACGGCGAACTCGAAGGGGCCTCGCTGCAATGGCTTGACGCAACCCTGGCTTCGTCGCCCGACCGGCCAGCCCTGCTGTTTCTACACCACCCGCCGTTCAAGGCGGGCATCTGGCACATGGACCGCCAGAATCTCCTCAACGCAAGCGACCTGGCGCCGATCGTGCGCCGTCATCCGCGCGTGCAATTGATCGCAACCGGGCATGTGCACCGCGCGGCGCTGACCATGTTTGCGGGCGTGCCGACCACAATCTGTCCGGCTCCGAATCATGCGGTCGACCTCGACCTGGCCGAGCTGCGCGGGCCCTCTTTCAAGGTCGAGCCGCCGGCCTTCCATCTTCACAGCTGGTTTCCTGGTGAGGGAGGCGGCACCATCGTCACCCACCAGGTCCCGATCGGGAGTTTCGACGGTCCGCATCCGTTTTTTGGACCAGATGGAAAGTTGCTTTAG
- a CDS encoding tagatose 1,6-diphosphate aldolase — MRTIGKNRGLARLADADGHFRMVALDQRPPLFDAIAQAKGISREQVEYADVTAAKRLLVEALAPHCSSMLFDPNFAVPAAIDLLPARCGLIMTLEEHRVEESPGGRKSRAITDWSVEKIRAIGGDAVKVLAWYRPDAASTVNEHQKRFVRAVGEECARHDIPYVLELLVYPFLGSANHTADYVESPGKLPKLVIDSVEEFAKSEYGVDLLKLESPLAANSLPPRDGSAASKAAQKEFEAIGNICRQRNIPWVLLSGGAAPEKFERVLDFAYAAGAGGFLAGRTIWLDAVRSHFPDRAAVAASLRKDGVGVLERLNSLTKEKANAWTARFPAFSEIRQEGDFARAY; from the coding sequence ATGAGAACAATTGGAAAGAACCGCGGGCTTGCGCGTCTGGCCGATGCGGACGGGCACTTTCGCATGGTCGCACTCGACCAGCGGCCGCCGCTGTTTGATGCCATCGCCCAAGCGAAAGGCATCTCCAGGGAACAGGTTGAATATGCCGATGTGACCGCGGCCAAGCGACTTCTGGTCGAGGCGCTGGCGCCACACTGCAGCTCGATGCTGTTTGATCCGAATTTTGCGGTGCCGGCGGCCATCGACTTGCTGCCGGCCCGTTGCGGCCTCATCATGACGCTCGAGGAGCACCGCGTCGAGGAAAGTCCGGGTGGCCGCAAGTCGCGGGCAATCACCGATTGGAGCGTGGAGAAGATCCGTGCCATCGGCGGTGACGCGGTCAAGGTGCTGGCCTGGTACCGGCCGGATGCCGCTTCTACCGTCAACGAACATCAGAAGCGCTTCGTGCGGGCGGTCGGCGAGGAATGCGCCCGTCACGACATCCCCTATGTGCTCGAACTGCTGGTTTACCCTTTCCTCGGCAGTGCCAACCACACCGCCGACTATGTGGAATCGCCGGGCAAGCTGCCGAAGCTTGTCATCGACAGCGTCGAGGAGTTTGCGAAATCCGAATATGGCGTCGATCTCTTGAAACTCGAAAGTCCGCTTGCGGCCAATAGCCTGCCGCCGCGCGATGGAAGTGCGGCGTCGAAAGCCGCGCAAAAGGAGTTCGAGGCGATCGGTAACATCTGCCGCCAACGCAACATCCCTTGGGTGTTGCTATCGGGCGGTGCGGCGCCGGAGAAATTCGAGCGCGTGCTGGACTTCGCCTACGCCGCTGGCGCGGGCGGCTTTCTGGCTGGCCGCACGATCTGGCTCGATGCCGTGCGCAGCCATTTCCCTGACCGCGCCGCAGTCGCCGCCAGCCTGCGCAAGGATGGTGTCGGTGTGCTCGAACGGCTCAACTCGCTGACCAAGGAGAAAGCAAACGCCTGGACGGCGCGCTTTCCGGCCTTCAGCGAAATCAGGCAGGAAGGCGATTTCGCGCGCGCGTATTGA
- a CDS encoding ABC transporter permease has protein sequence MSHRSFVWLCLLPLAAVTAAFFLLPMGRLVVTGAGGPQGLAGYLAILAEPRYRATLVNTVLLAAATTIVTLVVATIAGMFLQRHRFPGRAVLIAMLTFPLAFPGVVVGFMIILLAGRQGLIGDFSNRLFGEKLVFAYSIYGLFLGYLYFSIPRVILTVMAAVQKLDVGLEEAARSLGAGPWAVQRDVVLPALAPAFVASGAIAFATAMGAFGTAFTLATNIDVLPMLIYTEFTLAANLSISAALSVGLGIITWFILALARSFSGSAVAAAG, from the coding sequence ATGTCACATAGGTCCTTTGTCTGGTTATGCTTGCTGCCGCTTGCGGCAGTGACAGCGGCATTTTTCCTGTTGCCGATGGGGCGGCTGGTCGTAACCGGGGCAGGGGGACCGCAGGGGCTTGCGGGATATCTCGCGATCCTGGCCGAGCCGCGTTACCGTGCGACCCTCGTCAACACGGTCCTGCTCGCCGCCGCGACCACCATCGTAACCCTGGTCGTGGCGACGATCGCCGGGATGTTCCTGCAGCGGCATCGTTTCCCCGGCCGCGCCGTTCTGATTGCGATGTTGACCTTTCCACTGGCGTTTCCCGGCGTGGTGGTCGGCTTCATGATCATTCTGCTTGCCGGCCGACAGGGCCTGATCGGCGACTTCTCCAACCGCCTGTTTGGCGAGAAGCTGGTCTTTGCCTATTCGATCTACGGCCTGTTTCTCGGTTATCTCTATTTCTCCATCCCGCGCGTTATTCTCACGGTCATGGCGGCGGTACAGAAGCTCGATGTCGGCCTGGAGGAGGCCGCGCGTTCGCTGGGTGCGGGCCCATGGGCGGTGCAGCGCGACGTGGTTCTGCCAGCGCTGGCGCCAGCCTTCGTCGCCTCCGGTGCTATTGCTTTTGCGACCGCGATGGGGGCGTTCGGCACGGCGTTCACGTTGGCGACGAACATCGATGTGCTGCCGATGCTGATCTATACCGAGTTCACGCTGGCTGCGAATTTGTCGATTTCCGCCGCGCTGTCGGTCGGCCTTGGCATCATCACCTGGTTCATTCTTGCGCTTGCCCGTTCCTTCAGCGGAAGCGCCGTCGCGGCTGCCGGATGA
- a CDS encoding sugar kinase, protein MNEPTNPATRTKLADMAVKAKRARVICLGLSALDQIWRVDRRFSGESEKIRSLDYSTLGGGMAANAAVAIARLGGSAAFWGRGGEDAAGHEMRSALSVEGIDVTNFKLFPEGRSSVSGVIVDRSGERQIANFRGAYPEPADWLPLDAVAGATAVLADPRWPEGAVALFGKARALGIPTILDGDVADATIFERLLPLTDHAVFSEPALAAFIGSASDASLAKLARFNCRVVAVTRGHEGVSWCENGSLQEQAAFPARVVDTTGAGDVFHGAYALAVGVGLAVHDAMAFAAATAALKCEHAGGRAGIPSIENCLAFMRTNQ, encoded by the coding sequence GTGAACGAGCCCACCAATCCCGCGACACGAACGAAACTGGCCGACATGGCCGTCAAGGCGAAGCGCGCGCGTGTGATCTGCCTCGGTCTCTCGGCGCTCGATCAGATCTGGCGCGTCGACCGGAGGTTTTCAGGCGAGAGCGAGAAGATCAGGAGTCTCGACTATTCCACACTCGGCGGTGGCATGGCTGCCAACGCTGCGGTCGCCATCGCGCGCCTCGGCGGCTCCGCTGCCTTCTGGGGCCGTGGCGGCGAGGATGCGGCCGGGCATGAGATGCGGTCAGCGCTGTCAGTCGAAGGAATAGATGTCACGAATTTCAAACTGTTTCCGGAAGGCCGCTCATCCGTCTCGGGCGTGATCGTCGACAGGTCCGGTGAACGTCAGATCGCGAATTTTCGTGGAGCCTATCCCGAGCCGGCCGATTGGCTGCCGCTCGATGCCGTTGCAGGCGCTACCGCCGTGCTGGCTGATCCGCGCTGGCCCGAGGGAGCCGTTGCCCTGTTCGGAAAAGCGCGCGCATTGGGTATTCCGACCATCCTCGACGGCGATGTTGCGGACGCCACCATTTTCGAGCGCCTGCTGCCGCTCACCGATCACGCCGTCTTCTCCGAGCCCGCGCTTGCCGCATTCATTGGCTCTGCCAGCGACGCCTCGCTGGCGAAACTTGCGCGCTTCAACTGCCGCGTCGTCGCGGTCACCCGCGGACATGAAGGGGTGAGCTGGTGCGAAAACGGCAGTCTGCAAGAGCAAGCCGCATTCCCCGCCAGGGTCGTCGACACGACGGGGGCGGGCGATGTCTTCCACGGCGCTTATGCCCTTGCGGTCGGTGTAGGTCTCGCTGTGCACGACGCCATGGCGTTCGCTGCTGCCACCGCGGCTTTGAAATGTGAGCATGCGGGCGGACGCGCCGGAATTCCCTCCATCGAAAATTGTCTTGCATTCATGAGGACGAACCAATGA
- a CDS encoding ABC transporter ATP-binding protein — protein MSAEAGHGASVRIEACGKTFADGTRALEPATLDIARGETLVLLGPSGCGKTTMLRIIAGLERPDAGGRVLFDGKDMTAVPIERRNVGMVFQSYALFPNMTVADNIGYGLKIRGMPDKERAARVAELVALTNISGLENRRIDQLSGGQRQRVALARAVAIRPGILLLDEPLTALDAALRDRLRGELNRLLRALGITTIYVTHDQSEAMELGDRIVVMQRGAIAQIGTPREIYFTPRSRFVAEFIGAANIVEAAIEDGHLVLPGGRQPIHCDGDMPAAVAMIRPETIHVAVARSASLSGTIDSVSFIGDRQRLVVSGASSRLLTVDAPNTVQARPGERIGLLISPDAVRLLPPEN, from the coding sequence ATGAGTGCGGAGGCCGGACACGGCGCCTCGGTGCGTATCGAGGCTTGCGGCAAGACCTTTGCCGACGGAACGCGCGCGCTCGAACCCGCGACGCTCGACATCGCCCGCGGTGAAACGCTGGTGCTGCTCGGCCCCTCCGGCTGCGGCAAGACCACCATGCTGCGCATCATTGCGGGGCTCGAGCGGCCCGATGCCGGCGGCAGGGTGCTGTTCGACGGCAAGGACATGACGGCGGTGCCGATCGAGCGGCGCAATGTCGGCATGGTGTTTCAGTCCTACGCGCTTTTCCCCAACATGACCGTCGCAGACAATATCGGCTATGGCCTGAAGATTCGCGGGATGCCGGACAAGGAGCGGGCGGCGCGCGTCGCCGAACTGGTGGCGCTGACCAACATTTCGGGCCTCGAGAACCGCCGCATCGACCAGCTTTCCGGTGGCCAACGTCAGCGCGTGGCGCTGGCGCGCGCGGTCGCGATCCGGCCGGGCATCCTGTTGCTGGACGAACCCTTGACCGCGCTTGATGCTGCGTTGCGCGACCGGCTGCGCGGGGAGCTGAATCGCCTGCTGCGTGCGCTCGGTATCACCACGATTTACGTGACGCATGATCAGTCCGAGGCGATGGAGCTCGGTGATCGCATTGTCGTCATGCAGAGGGGCGCAATTGCCCAGATCGGCACGCCGCGGGAGATCTACTTCACGCCGCGAAGTCGCTTCGTCGCCGAATTCATCGGTGCCGCGAATATCGTCGAAGCGGCCATCGAGGACGGTCATCTCGTGTTGCCGGGCGGGCGGCAGCCGATTCATTGCGATGGTGACATGCCGGCGGCGGTTGCGATGATCCGCCCGGAAACCATCCACGTAGCGGTAGCCAGAAGTGCGTCGCTTTCGGGCACGATCGACAGCGTCAGCTTCATCGGAGACAGGCAAAGGCTGGTCGTCAGTGGCGCATCCAGCAGGTTGCTCACGGTCGACGCACCGAATACGGTTCAAGCAAGGCCGGGTGAACGGATCGGACTATTGATTTCACCCGACGCTGTCCGTCTGCTGCCGCCCGAGAACTGA
- a CDS encoding ABC transporter ATP-binding protein produces the protein MASISIRNLVKRYGNFTVIPDLNLEIADHEFVVFVGPSGCGKSTLLRIIAGLEPISSGELYIGANRVNGVPAAQRDIAMVFQDYALYPHMRVYENMSFALELRGTPKAEIDARVKRAAALLHIEPYLDRKPKELSGGQRQRVAMGRAIVRNPKAFLFDEPLSNLDAKLRGQVRAEIKALSQQLKTTMVFVTHDQIEAMTMADRIVVMQSGTVQQYDTPETVYERPSNQFVAGFIGSPAMNFFQVEQRGEQIVFSQGGTDAPLDAESRNLLRKAGHGVLGIRPEHFSVAADAAGAAAVTVNLVEPLGSDTLIHFDLAGASAIARVDPLLRPKVGDRLNLRPQPGKTHLFDSTSGQVLR, from the coding sequence ATGGCCTCGATCTCGATCCGCAATCTTGTGAAGCGCTACGGCAACTTCACCGTCATTCCCGATCTCAATCTCGAGATCGCGGACCACGAGTTCGTCGTTTTTGTCGGTCCGTCCGGCTGCGGCAAGTCGACCTTGCTGCGGATCATCGCCGGGCTTGAACCGATCAGCTCCGGCGAGCTCTATATCGGTGCCAATCGCGTCAACGGCGTTCCCGCCGCCCAACGCGACATCGCCATGGTATTCCAGGACTACGCGCTCTATCCGCACATGCGGGTCTACGAGAACATGTCCTTTGCGCTCGAATTGCGCGGCACGCCGAAGGCCGAGATCGATGCACGGGTCAAGCGCGCGGCGGCGTTGCTGCATATCGAACCCTATCTCGACCGCAAGCCCAAGGAGTTGTCGGGCGGCCAGCGGCAGCGCGTGGCGATGGGCCGCGCGATCGTGCGCAATCCAAAGGCCTTTCTGTTCGACGAGCCGCTTTCCAATCTCGATGCCAAACTGCGCGGGCAGGTGCGTGCCGAGATCAAGGCGCTGTCGCAGCAACTCAAGACCACGATGGTTTTCGTCACGCACGACCAGATCGAAGCCATGACCATGGCGGACCGTATCGTGGTGATGCAGAGCGGCACGGTTCAGCAGTACGACACGCCGGAGACGGTCTACGAGCGACCCTCCAACCAGTTCGTCGCCGGCTTCATCGGTTCGCCGGCGATGAACTTCTTTCAGGTCGAACAGCGCGGCGAGCAGATCGTCTTTTCGCAAGGAGGCACTGACGCGCCGCTGGATGCGGAGAGCCGGAACCTGTTGCGCAAGGCTGGGCATGGCGTGCTCGGTATTCGCCCCGAGCATTTTTCGGTGGCCGCGGACGCGGCCGGAGCCGCGGCTGTGACGGTTAATCTGGTTGAGCCCCTTGGCTCGGATACGCTGATTCACTTTGATCTGGCCGGCGCATCGGCGATCGCGCGGGTCGATCCCTTGCTGCGGCCCAAGGTCGGCGATCGTCTCAACTTGCGCCCACAGCCCGGCAAGACGCATCTGTTCGACAGCACCAGTGGCCAGGTGCTGCGGTGA
- a CDS encoding ABC transporter substrate-binding protein, with protein MKIARFALALLALTLIAPWQSAKAADVICYNCPPEWADWASMLKAIKADLNYDIPHDNKNSGQALAQILAEKNNPVGDIGYFGVTFGMKAKAQDALEPYKPAKSDQVSAGLKDADGYWTTIHSGTLGLFVNKDALGGKPVPACWKDLLKPDYKGMVGYLDPSSAAVGYVGAVAVNLALGGSEANFDPAIKFFKDLRKNDPIVPKQTSYARVVSGEMPILFDYDFNAYRAKYSEKGNFEFVIPCEGSVVFPYVVGLVKNAPNKEKAKKVLDYLLSDKGQAIWTNAYLRPARPIELPEAVKKKFLPDSDYARAKNVDWGQMENMQKGFVDRYLAEVR; from the coding sequence ATGAAGATCGCCCGTTTTGCTCTTGCCTTGCTGGCGCTAACACTGATCGCGCCCTGGCAATCCGCCAAAGCGGCCGACGTCATTTGCTACAATTGCCCGCCGGAATGGGCGGACTGGGCTTCCATGCTCAAGGCGATCAAGGCTGATCTCAACTACGACATCCCGCACGACAACAAAAATTCAGGCCAGGCACTGGCGCAGATTCTCGCCGAGAAGAACAACCCGGTCGGCGATATCGGTTATTTCGGTGTCACCTTCGGCATGAAGGCCAAGGCGCAGGACGCACTCGAGCCCTACAAACCGGCCAAATCGGATCAGGTCTCCGCCGGCCTGAAGGATGCCGATGGTTACTGGACCACGATTCATTCCGGTACGCTCGGCCTGTTCGTGAACAAGGATGCGCTCGGCGGCAAGCCGGTACCGGCCTGCTGGAAGGATCTCCTGAAGCCTGACTATAAGGGCATGGTCGGCTATCTCGATCCGTCGTCGGCCGCGGTCGGCTATGTCGGCGCGGTTGCGGTCAATCTGGCGCTCGGCGGTTCCGAAGCAAACTTCGATCCCGCCATCAAGTTCTTCAAGGATCTACGCAAGAACGATCCGATCGTTCCCAAGCAGACTTCCTACGCCCGCGTCGTCTCCGGCGAGATGCCGATCCTGTTCGACTATGATTTCAACGCCTATCGCGCGAAATACTCGGAGAAGGGAAATTTTGAGTTCGTGATCCCCTGCGAGGGATCGGTGGTGTTTCCGTATGTCGTCGGCCTCGTCAAGAATGCGCCCAACAAGGAGAAGGCCAAGAAGGTGCTGGACTATCTCCTGTCCGACAAGGGCCAGGCGATCTGGACCAATGCCTATCTCCGTCCGGCGAGGCCGATCGAACTGCCCGAAGCCGTAAAGAAGAAGTTCCTGCCTGACAGCGATTACGCGCGCGCGAAGAATGTCGACTGGGGGCAGATGGAAAACATGCAAAAAGGCTTCGTCGACCGCTATCTCGCCGAGGTCCGCTAA
- a CDS encoding zinc-dependent alcohol dehydrogenase → MYQPSGVKTSPDFPIPNRMKAWVLGDPDQLELREKPVPVPARAEVLVRIDAVAICATDLEIIHSGSPASIQGGLPFNRNFTPGHEYMGTVAALGPDVDEFQIGERISVEIHAGCGQCKRCRQGMYTSCLNYGKPDKGHRANGFTTDGGFAEYAVNHINTLARVPDTMSDAEATLVVTAGTSMYGLTELGGLVAGESVVVIGPGPIGLLAVAVAKALGASPVILTGTRNGRLAIGRELGADRVININDEDAVAVVKQLTGGIGADYVVECAGNEATINQAIHMTNRGGKICLAAFPHDPVVMDLAHLVKNNIYAYGIRGEGRSATRRAMALMAEKRFDATKIHTHTFPLTDLPTALRYARERVEDAIKVVVTNRKADAVTRTAAE, encoded by the coding sequence ATGTATCAACCTTCAGGCGTAAAGACCTCGCCGGACTTTCCCATTCCCAATCGGATGAAGGCCTGGGTGCTGGGCGATCCGGATCAACTTGAACTGCGGGAAAAGCCGGTACCCGTTCCCGCGCGCGCCGAAGTGCTGGTCCGGATTGATGCCGTTGCGATATGTGCCACCGATCTCGAAATCATTCATTCAGGTTCACCGGCCAGCATCCAGGGCGGCCTGCCCTTCAACAGAAATTTCACGCCGGGCCACGAATATATGGGTACAGTCGCGGCGCTAGGGCCCGACGTCGACGAATTCCAGATCGGAGAGCGGATCAGCGTGGAGATCCACGCCGGCTGCGGCCAGTGCAAGCGCTGCCGCCAGGGCATGTACACGTCATGCCTGAACTACGGGAAGCCGGACAAGGGCCATCGCGCGAACGGTTTCACGACGGACGGCGGTTTTGCCGAATACGCCGTCAATCACATCAATACGCTGGCGCGGGTGCCCGACACCATGAGCGACGCCGAGGCAACGCTCGTGGTTACCGCAGGCACCTCGATGTATGGGCTGACAGAGTTGGGGGGATTGGTTGCCGGCGAGAGCGTCGTGGTGATCGGTCCGGGACCGATCGGACTACTCGCAGTGGCCGTCGCAAAGGCGCTGGGCGCCAGTCCGGTCATTCTGACCGGAACGCGCAACGGCAGGCTCGCGATCGGCCGCGAACTCGGGGCCGACCGCGTTATCAATATCAACGACGAAGACGCGGTTGCGGTTGTCAAACAGCTCACCGGCGGCATCGGCGCAGACTATGTGGTCGAATGTGCCGGCAACGAGGCGACAATCAACCAGGCCATTCACATGACCAATCGCGGCGGGAAGATATGTCTCGCCGCATTTCCACACGATCCGGTCGTGATGGATCTCGCACATCTCGTGAAGAACAATATCTATGCCTACGGAATCCGTGGCGAAGGTCGCAGCGCCACCCGCCGTGCCATGGCGCTGATGGCGGAGAAGCGCTTCGACGCGACCAAGATCCACACCCACACATTTCCGCTGACCGACCTACCGACTGCGCTGCGATATGCCCGCGAGCGCGTCGAAGATGCGATCAAGGTCGTTGTCACCAATCGGAAAGCGGATGCGGTCACAAGAACGGCAGCCGAATAG